The following DNA comes from Triticum aestivum cultivar Chinese Spring chromosome 3D, IWGSC CS RefSeq v2.1, whole genome shotgun sequence.
TTTTCTTCTAAACGAATCTCCCCTCCCCCCTATTTTCAGTGGGGGTGGGGCCCATGCTCCCTCTTCTCCAATCCCTATCGCCCACGTCAGCTATCCCGTAAAACCTGTAATCGACCCGTCCGTGCGTCTAGCATTACCGGCCGGGCAAAGCGGACTCGTTTTGCATGGGATTCAACGGTTTCTGTTTTGCGTGACCCAACGTCTGAAAGGACATAGATCCAACGTTTCAGGATGGACGAATCCAATGGATGCAAGTGGACGGCGGACCGACTCAGCCGGTCGACCGGCGCAGAGTAGCGGCCCAACTGAAAACGAATCACCTCCACGTCAAAGGAAAACGAATCACCTCTCCACGACGCCACCCGCATCGACAACTCAAAACCCGTCGCCTCACTGTCACCGACCCCGGCGATCACCGGCGAACAAGGGACCACTATACTTCTCTCTCCAAACGCGAAGATGGACGAAGGGAATGTGGCGCAGCAGCTCAAGCAGATGACGGACTTCATCCGCTTGGAAGCCGTCGAGAAGGCATTCGAgatcgaggccgccgccgccgaggtaacGCTGGTTTCCCCTTATATTGCGCATCTTTTCTAGATGACTGGATAGTTTCGGATCTCGGCTGCGATCGGCGAGATCCGCGTCGCGGAGGGTTGGATCTGTTGCATTGCTGCTGGGGTCGCGCACTGGAGTGGAGTGGGGCGTGGATCGGGCAGTGGCGTCATCGTAGGAGTCTGTATTGGTGGTCCATGGCTTACCGGAGTGCTTGCTGGAGTTGCCGTTTCGATCGTGTTCTCTATGGATTCTCCATCGCGTACTGCTGGACCGTTGGACATTTATGCTACTAGTAATGTTTGTAATCGTAATCTTGGGCATTGCGTTTTCTGCTGATTCTCTCGCGCCCAAATTAGCTAAATTATAGTCTACTTATGTTGGAGTGCTACTGCTAATTTAGAGATCCGTTTGTCTTGCGTTTGATAGCAAGCTCTATTACAAAAGGGTGTGCTAAGATACAATGCAAATTCAGAAGAGTGAAAAGCTAGAACTTCGGATACATGTTCCCGTGAATTACTCTGTTTCCTTCATTGAGTTATCCGTTCTTTTGGATAATTAGCATATATTAATGTTGTCATGATTTGTGTGGTGCCTTTTTGAAACTTTGAACTGACGAATGATAATTTCTCAGGAATTCCAAATCGAGAAACTACAACTGGTGGAAGCTGAAAAGAAGAAGATCAGGCAGGACtatgaaaagaaagagaaacaagTTGATATCAAGAAGAAAATGTAAAAGTTCTCATTCCCGACTGGTGACTCTGCTGTTTATTTTACAAATTGCACACTGGCAAATACTTGCTCCTCATAAGTCATTGACATTATATAAATTTTCACCTTTTTGGCACATGGCCTGCTCATGTGGGtataaagaaaacagaacagaagaATACTCTCTGAAGTTTATTGTGTGTTACCTTATGCAGCGAATACTCAATGCAGCTCAATGCTTCCCGAATTGAAGTTCTTCAAGCTCAAGATGATTTAGTAAAGTCCATGATGGATTCAGCACGGAAAGAGCTACTGTACCAAAGCCGAGACCATCAATCTTACAAGAAACTTCTCAGGATACTTATTGTTCAGGTCAGCAGAGTGGAATTTGCATCCTTTTCTGTAACCTGAATATGAAGCATGAATTTGTTGCAGCTATTGCAAGTAATAGCTCATATGAACCAACACACATCTCCATATGGGTTGTGAATGCATCCCTTGCTAGGCATGTACAAATGGCTGCCCTCAAGATGAGACACACGGAATTTCAGTAACTAACCGGTTCCCTTAGTGCCGCATCTACCATTTTCAAAGCCATTCCCTGGTCACCCTGGGGTGGTAGTGAATTTGAGTCGATTGTTCTCGAATTTAGTCAGCCAAAATCGCAGCACTTGATGtgaaactttttttttcaaaaaaaaaaaagtgtTCTCCGTCTCCCTGAAGAGTAACATTTCTACTTGTTAGAATGGATTTCTAATCGTAATACTCTACTGTGTTTTCAACTTTTTGTATGTGCTAGTtttcaaaatttatatatgttctTTGATTTTACGAACTTTAGAACATAAGTAGGCAATAGTTGCATGCAAAGTAGTTGCTGTTGAAATTGAATCATTAGACTTATCTATCCCTAAGTAGAGTGACTTAGACCTGCCTTTTTTTTAATAGCCTCTATTTCCATGATTCTTTCATAATTTGAAAATTGAATGTTATTGGTGCCTGAGTATTATCTAACGCATAAAGTCACCTGACCAGAGCTTGCTGCGTCTGAAAGAGTCGGCGGTCATTCTCCGCTGCAGGAAGGAGGATCTTGAGCTTGTTGAATCGGTCTTGGAATCTGCGAGGAATGAGTATGCAGAAAAGGAAAATGTATATCCGCCTGAAATCATGGTAGACCGCCATGTCTATCTGCCGCCTGCTCCCAGTCATTACAAGGAACATGACCTGTCCTGGTAATACTTGCAATCTTCTGTGGGTAATAAGCCACAAGTCCTCATGCTCATTGAATAATAAAGTGTAGATCTGAATATCTAAAGCTTACTCTTGTACCTTTTATTTTAGCTCTGGTGGAGTTGTAATGGCTTCTCAAGACGGAAAAATCGTCTTTGAGAACACGTTGGATGCTAGACTAGAAGTGGTTTTCAGAAAGAAGCTGCCAGAGGTATGTACTGTGTTCCTTTTTGTTTGGCCTTGTCATTTCTTAAGTGATCCTGTTGAATGTCCCCTGCATGGTTGACATTTACACTCTAATGTACACAATGGGAAATAATGCAGATAAGTTTAGCATTTTAGTGTATTTAGTGTGCCTGTGGTTGGTCATAAAGCCTTTTTTTTTTCGGGGATAGTAAAGCCATCTTGTTGGTGTACATATGCAACTTGCAGTTTCCATGTTCCAGCCCTGCAGTTATCCAACACAAGTACACCTTTGATCCTTTACTATATGCTGTTttctgaaagaaagaaagacagaAAGAAAGGAAGCCTCTTGTTGGGTCCATTGTCATGTTCCTCACTTGATCATGGTCGTCTGCCTTTAAATTATGTTGAGCATATTATATGACTGCGTAATTAGCGATATGTCTTCTCTCCTTGCTATCAACGATCTGTTAACGTTTGTGTGGCACATGTACATTTTTCAGATCCGTCAAAGCCTTATTGGGCAGGTAGCTGCATGAACAATTCTTGTAAACAGAATGCTGCACAGTTGCTGCTCGGCACCTCTTGATGATGATCTTCGAGAAATCATTTTTGTGGTTCACCAGTAATTTACACAGGCTCACTCTTTTGGTCAGGGGGAAGAACCCTTTGTCACTGATAACTCGAGACTTAATTATGCCACGCAAGCATAATAAGATGAACTACAGCATTGGGCGATTTCTCTTAATAAGGCGTCGATTTGTGTAGTGAAGCCATTTATGTGTACACGTAATTTGTTACCTTGATGAAATTGGTCTCTTCGATTTTCATATATCTGATCTAGAAGAAGTGTTGACTAACACATCGCACAGATAGCACCAGTAGGGGATGTCATGGTTGCCAGGGGTGTACCCTTGCGTGCCCTCTTTCATTCAGTCAaacgaagtactccctccgtctaacgctagtacaaagttgagtcacttattttgggacggagggagtagtacatttctaaaagtgatataatttttaaaatttctttaaaaaaaacttaGTTTATTTCATTGAACTAGAGAGAGTTCGGAGGTATCCTAAGGATCACCACTTTGTATCCCTAATCATGGCTAAGATGTAGCAACCATTTGAAATTATGAATAGGATAAAGCCTTTTGGGTTCAATAATCAGGGGAACAGTAGACAGAACACCTAAAATATGGAACCTCTGTTTCCCCATTATAGGTTATTTGTGTTTCGAGTAGAACGAGAGACAAGGCAAAATGATTCAAGTGTCATCTTTATTGATCATGTTCACGTATATATACAATCCCATAGGATGCATCCAAGAGAAGCGTCCGTTGCAAAAGGCGTCGATCGGGAGGAGAGGAGCAACCGTTGGGCAGTTGCCAAAGTGGCAACCGCATGCATGGTGCGGGAATGCGGGGATTCCCTTAACTAACCGCTGGGGTTAATTAGttttaacactccccctaatcaccGCTTAACCGTGTGTTTGATCATCATCTTGATTAAGTCTCCTCAAAAACCCTGCGGGAAAAAATGTGAGGAGTATAGTATTTGATATGTTGCCAAACTCCtgcaaacccagtgggaaaaataaggagaaaatgatgcaacatataatggttATTGTCTCTTTTAACTCAATACGAGATGACCCATAGAGTTCagaggacaataaatatgtcgtatatactttcccaaaaaccccggtggggaaaacagagagtatgacatatgatctcatgttgatattacctcataaaaacctttatgagaacctaTAAAATAAACTCATGAAGgaaaaaagagtataatatgatgctttgaacaggaacaattcaggaagatacccccccccccccccgattcttGCATATTCCGAAGTTGTCatataccaattccatgaacacatTTCTGGAACATAGAAGTT
Coding sequences within:
- the LOC123077808 gene encoding V-type proton ATPase subunit E — translated: MDEGNVAQQLKQMTDFIRLEAVEKAFEIEAAAAEEFQIEKLQLVEAEKKKIRQDYEKKEKQVDIKKKIEYSMQLNASRIEVLQAQDDLVKSMMDSARKELLYQSRDHQSYKKLLRILIVQSLLRLKESAVILRCRKEDLELVESVLESARNEYAEKENVYPPEIMVDRHVYLPPAPSHYKEHDLSCSGGVVMASQDGKIVFENTLDARLEVVFRKKLPEIRQSLIGQVAA